The following are encoded together in the Veillonellales bacterium genome:
- a CDS encoding tetratricopeptide repeat protein — MHNKILVKRGLEFVTTGDLPQAAEVFRQVLAENPNDVESYNYLGAVQYGMHLFEKAESSLRHALKLNPENPDALCNLGALLISTHRLEEAKNCLESVIRMRPGFSEAYSNLGLIQMHEGLLAEAELSFRCAIERKPNSPEIYNNLGLVQTKRLLLAEAELSFHRAIELNPKFPDAYNNLGIVLKGMRRLEEAARYTYRAIKLNPNFAEAYNSLGTVLTDINCYEAAEACFYHAIRIQPDYLEPYHNLGVLFTTINRLSQAEAYFCRALNLNPNYVETEFSLATLYLLQAQYEKGWEKYDKSRMIKYSQAQPEAPRWRGENLTGKRILLYYEQGFGDTLFFVRYAPLVAKIAGKTVLWVQEPLQRLLDSSFPFLAVHGTTDIPPGEFDFCCPLPSLPMVFNTAAKDIPRTIPYIKVCSEIAAKWGKAAEELNRARIGVAWAGNPSHHNDRNRSIPIDLFADLFADDEVIWVSLQVGAKARDLVKVPGKVFSRPEEMQDFAETAGLITHLDLVITVDSAVAHLAGAMGKKTWLLLPFAPDWRWQMDREDSPWYPTMRLFRQRKADDWPDVINRVRGALREEYQMRRD, encoded by the coding sequence TTGCACAACAAAATTCTTGTAAAGCGGGGACTTGAATTTGTGACTACAGGGGATTTGCCGCAAGCGGCAGAAGTATTTCGCCAGGTTCTCGCAGAGAATCCTAATGATGTTGAGTCATACAATTATTTGGGAGCCGTACAATACGGAATGCACTTGTTTGAAAAGGCTGAAAGCTCATTACGCCATGCTCTTAAACTAAATCCTGAAAACCCTGACGCTTTATGCAACTTAGGTGCACTGTTGATCAGTACTCATCGCCTGGAGGAGGCAAAGAATTGTCTTGAATCGGTTATTCGAATGCGTCCCGGTTTTTCCGAAGCTTACAGTAACCTGGGGCTCATCCAGATGCACGAAGGGCTTTTGGCAGAGGCGGAACTTTCTTTTCGTTGTGCTATTGAACGGAAGCCTAATTCGCCGGAAATCTATAATAACTTAGGACTTGTCCAGACAAAAAGGCTTCTTTTAGCCGAAGCCGAGCTTTCTTTCCACCGTGCCATTGAACTGAATCCTAAATTCCCGGATGCTTACAACAATCTGGGCATCGTTCTAAAAGGCATGCGTCGCCTGGAAGAAGCCGCACGATACACGTATCGTGCCATTAAACTAAATCCCAATTTTGCCGAGGCTTATAACAGCTTGGGAACAGTTTTAACGGATATCAACTGCTATGAAGCCGCTGAAGCCTGTTTTTACCATGCTATCAGGATTCAGCCCGATTATCTGGAACCCTATCATAACCTTGGTGTATTATTTACGACTATAAATCGATTAAGTCAGGCAGAGGCTTATTTTTGCCGAGCGCTTAACCTTAACCCAAACTATGTGGAAACGGAGTTTTCTCTGGCAACTTTATATTTACTTCAGGCGCAGTACGAAAAGGGATGGGAAAAATATGATAAGTCAAGGATGATTAAATATAGCCAGGCTCAGCCGGAGGCGCCCCGCTGGAGAGGCGAGAACCTTACCGGGAAAAGAATATTACTCTATTATGAACAGGGATTCGGCGATACACTTTTTTTTGTAAGATATGCTCCGTTAGTCGCAAAAATAGCCGGGAAGACGGTTTTGTGGGTTCAGGAACCGCTGCAGCGGCTGCTAGATTCATCGTTTCCCTTTTTAGCGGTCCATGGAACAACAGACATACCGCCGGGAGAATTTGACTTCTGTTGTCCGTTACCCAGCCTTCCCATGGTTTTTAATACAGCCGCCAAAGACATTCCCCGGACTATTCCCTACATAAAAGTATGCTCTGAAATTGCCGCAAAGTGGGGTAAGGCTGCTGAGGAGCTAAATAGAGCCAGAATTGGCGTGGCTTGGGCTGGTAATCCGAGCCATCATAATGATCGCAACCGTTCTATCCCTATCGATCTATTTGCTGATCTATTTGCTGACGATGAAGTGATATGGGTTAGTCTGCAAGTCGGGGCAAAAGCCCGGGATTTAGTTAAAGTGCCTGGCAAAGTATTCAGCCGTCCCGAAGAGATGCAAGACTTTGCCGAGACCGCAGGCTTGATTACACATCTTGATTTAGTCATAACTGTTGATTCGGCTGTGGCTCATTTAGCAGGGGCTATGGGAAAAAAGACATGGCTTCTTTTGCCGTTTGCCCCCGACTGGCGATGGCAAATGGATCGTGAAGACAGCCCCTGGTATCCAACAATGCGACTATTTCGCCAGCGTAAGGCGGATGATTGGCCGGATGTAATTAATCGGGTCCGAGGGGCATTAAGGGAAGAATATCAGATGAGACGGGATTGA
- a CDS encoding flagellin, whose translation MSLVISTNLSALNTTNQLNKNTSLMNSSLQKLSSGYSINSASDNSAGLAISEKMRAQIQGLDQASSNSQDATSLAQTADGALDETTTILKRMRELAVEASSDTLTDDDRTSVQDETNELRQELDRISNDTEYNTKKLLNGDSGSSTAVSGTNASAIDTTLTTAGNNTASGTYTVNYTAVATQATTGLSTSSTGITAATASATSFAGDISINGTTITIASGDTIQGVLDKINAQTTTTGVTATLDTTDTSNEYIKLTDSTYSSSSSITLKADNATLTGLFNATTSTTDTSVTATGTDAAGTINGAAATASGNTLSAFDLTVTGDDAVLAKTTVTSNAATLTTALSALGTTAANTAVSALSANESANTALATAIKNGTTDYTDANGTSYTGATAQANFASAVTTATAATSSSPASSAKTAVSEAYKAYTAALTSGDADSIVSTKSTLDSAITTLNDPTLTADKAAYDTAAGTAINTAATAVQSTTTTLQAAVAATTDSSITTTTLSDASTTASPQSSLAAAVTAATSGTTSTTKTAVTDAYSAYAAALAAGGTSTTTAATIVSTKTALDSAISTLGDNTLSSALTTYNTAAGTAINTAATTESSTDNGTNESAVTAAITTATTTASTATAKSTFASAIANTTATGATKTAITDAYSDYTAALASGDSSTIVSTKSALDTAVANSSDTTLQAALVTYNNAVGSAINNAATKINTALNTTSDINTDYSNYKAAVAASASGKVATAKVTVDASNALTFQVGANSDQTMTLSISDMDANALGVAGSTSTTGIDLSTASSATSAITTIDAAIKKVAAERSNLGAVENSLSSNIDNLDTESENLTSAESNIRDTDMATEMATYTKLSVITQAATAMLSKANSQPEKVLTLLQS comes from the coding sequence ATGTCACTGGTAATTAGTACAAACTTATCCGCTTTAAACACCACCAATCAATTAAACAAAAACACTTCGCTTATGAATTCATCCCTGCAAAAACTATCATCCGGGTATTCCATCAATAGTGCGTCCGACAATTCGGCAGGTTTGGCCATCTCCGAAAAAATGCGGGCGCAAATCCAAGGCCTCGACCAGGCGAGCAGCAACTCGCAAGATGCCACATCTTTAGCCCAGACAGCAGACGGCGCCCTCGACGAAACCACAACCATTTTAAAACGCATGCGGGAATTGGCTGTGGAGGCATCGTCTGATACTTTGACTGACGATGACAGAACTTCCGTCCAGGATGAAACCAACGAGCTGCGGCAGGAACTCGACCGTATCTCAAATGACACGGAATATAACACCAAGAAATTACTCAACGGCGACAGCGGTTCTTCTACCGCCGTATCCGGTACCAATGCATCTGCCATTGATACTACGCTGACGACTGCCGGCAATAATACCGCATCAGGCACTTACACGGTAAACTATACCGCTGTTGCAACCCAGGCAACTACGGGTCTTAGCACCTCCTCTACCGGTATTACGGCTGCTACTGCTTCGGCAACTTCTTTTGCCGGTGATATTTCCATTAACGGAACAACGATAACGATCGCGTCCGGCGACACCATCCAGGGCGTTCTGGATAAAATCAATGCCCAAACAACAACGACCGGTGTAACTGCCACGCTGGATACTACGGATACTTCGAATGAATACATTAAATTAACGGATAGTACCTACAGCAGTTCTTCGTCCATTACCTTAAAAGCTGACAATGCCACATTGACAGGCCTATTTAATGCAACGACAAGCACGACGGACACCAGTGTTACGGCTACCGGCACCGATGCCGCAGGAACAATCAACGGAGCGGCAGCTACCGCATCCGGCAATACATTATCGGCTTTCGACCTCACAGTTACTGGCGATGATGCAGTTCTGGCTAAAACAACTGTCACAAGTAATGCTGCTACTTTAACTACCGCTCTCTCTGCTCTTGGCACTACTGCTGCCAATACTGCTGTCAGTGCTCTTAGTGCCAATGAAAGTGCTAATACTGCTCTTGCTACTGCTATTAAGAATGGGACTACTGATTATACCGATGCCAACGGCACCAGCTATACAGGCGCTACTGCGCAAGCTAATTTTGCGAGTGCAGTGACTACTGCTACTGCAGCTACCAGTAGCAGCCCGGCCTCTAGTGCAAAAACGGCTGTCAGCGAAGCTTATAAGGCATATACTGCGGCTCTTACCAGTGGGGATGCCGATAGTATCGTTTCTACTAAATCTACTTTAGATTCTGCGATCACCACTCTAAATGATCCCACACTTACTGCCGACAAGGCTGCTTATGACACTGCTGCCGGTACAGCTATCAATACAGCGGCTACTGCCGTACAGAGTACGACAACGACCTTACAGGCTGCAGTTGCTGCTACTACGGACAGCTCAATCACTACGACGACTTTGTCTGATGCCAGTACGACTGCGTCTCCCCAGTCTAGTTTAGCAGCTGCGGTTACGGCTGCCACCAGCGGTACTACTTCTACGACAAAAACAGCTGTTACTGATGCATATTCTGCGTATGCCGCAGCTCTTGCGGCTGGCGGAACGAGTACTACGACTGCTGCGACGATAGTTTCTACTAAGACGGCGTTAGATTCTGCGATTTCCACCTTAGGCGATAATACTTTAAGCAGCGCTCTTACTACTTATAATACTGCTGCCGGCACAGCTATCAATACAGCGGCTACTACGGAAAGCTCTACTGATAATGGTACCAATGAATCGGCTGTGACTGCTGCTATAACTACTGCTACTACTACTGCTTCTACTGCTACTGCTAAGTCCACTTTTGCAAGTGCAATTGCTAATACAACGGCTACTGGTGCTACTAAAACGGCTATCACGGATGCCTATTCGGACTATACGGCTGCTCTTGCTAGTGGTGATTCTTCGACGATAGTATCAACGAAGTCTGCGTTAGATACAGCGGTTGCTAATTCAAGTGATACTACCCTCCAAGCAGCTCTTGTTACTTATAACAATGCTGTCGGCTCCGCTATAAATAATGCTGCAACTAAAATCAATACTGCGCTGAATACTACAAGTGATATCAATACAGATTATTCAAATTATAAAGCCGCTGTTGCTGCCAGCGCGAGTGGTAAAGTTGCGACTGCAAAGGTTACCGTAGATGCCAGCAATGCCCTGACCTTCCAGGTCGGCGCCAACTCCGATCAGACAATGACGCTTTCCATCAGCGATATGGACGCCAACGCCCTGGGAGTCGCCGGCAGTACTTCTACGACAGGGATTGATCTTAGCACCGCAAGCAGTGCTACTTCTGCTATCACTACCATCGATGCTGCAATTAAGAAAGTGGCTGCTGAACGGTCTAATCTAGGCGCTGTCGAAAACAGCCTATCCAGCAATATCGATAATTTGGATACCGAAAGTGAAAACCTGACTTCGGCTGAATCCAATATTCGCGACACCGACATGGCAACAGAAATGGCAACTTACACCAAGCTGAGTGTTATTACCCAGGCAGCTACTGCCATGTTGTCCAAAGCCAATTCACAGCCGGAAAAGGTATTGACTCTGTTACAATCCTAA
- a CDS encoding tetratricopeptide repeat protein: MTVKEWIAAGLEHAASREWRQAALSFCQAVKQDPGLAEAYQLLGEVLISLNDWGNAQACFFKVLELDTEIPAAYNYLGVVLKHKNFLAEAEACYRKAIEKDPGYAEAFYNLGNCLALSDRVAEAESCYLRALELQSKNGFGG; this comes from the coding sequence ATGACGGTAAAAGAATGGATAGCTGCAGGGCTTGAGCATGCGGCAAGCCGTGAATGGCGGCAAGCGGCTTTGTCATTCTGCCAGGCCGTAAAACAGGATCCAGGTTTGGCGGAGGCCTATCAGCTTTTAGGCGAAGTCTTGATATCGCTAAACGATTGGGGTAATGCCCAAGCGTGCTTTTTTAAGGTTCTTGAACTGGATACTGAAATTCCGGCGGCCTATAACTATTTAGGCGTGGTTTTAAAACATAAAAATTTTCTGGCAGAGGCGGAAGCATGCTATCGTAAGGCGATTGAGAAAGATCCGGGTTATGCCGAGGCATTTTATAATCTGGGGAATTGCCTTGCGTTGAGTGATCGCGTTGCTGAAGCGGAGTCTTGTTATCTCCGGGCTTTGGAGCTGCAGAGTAAAAATGGCTTTGGGGGATAG
- the fliS gene encoding flagellar export chaperone FliS, whose product MNNANAANAYKRQQIMTASPEELTLMLYNGAIRFVTESILAIEKKEIEKAHRANIRAQNIMREFMVTMDMKQDISKNWLLIDEYILHCLIQGNVEKDKSQLEEAKRWLIEFRDAWFQAMNQVRGDNAVSK is encoded by the coding sequence ATGAATAATGCCAATGCTGCCAATGCCTATAAGAGACAGCAGATCATGACAGCATCACCGGAAGAGCTGACGCTGATGCTGTACAATGGAGCAATTCGCTTTGTTACAGAAAGTATTCTGGCGATTGAAAAGAAAGAGATAGAAAAAGCGCATAGAGCGAATATACGGGCGCAGAATATCATGCGAGAATTTATGGTAACGATGGATATGAAACAAGACATTTCTAAAAATTGGCTATTGATTGACGAATATATATTACATTGCTTAATTCAGGGTAACGTGGAAAAAGATAAGTCGCAGCTGGAAGAGGCAAAACGATGGCTGATTGAATTTCGCGACGCCTGGTTCCAGGCTATGAATCAGGTACGCGGGGATAACGCTGTCAGTAAGTAA
- the fliD gene encoding flagellar filament capping protein FliD, producing the protein MSTSSSVTVTTVNGTTRATGLSSGLDVDSIVSSLMTAERAKKLNKLEQKEQLAEWKQTDYRTLIADIQTFSSKYFDTTSSSSLLKTSNFLKYTATSSDSAVTVTAASTASAGTNTVAVTQLATKAARTSNGSVSKDVQGSTTPTYSSLSGESFVITLDGTAKTVTLDSSVTDLSSLQTAIDDAVGSGKVTVSADSSTGYLSITAADSGVNKITISAPTSSSSTSALSNLGFGTDAVLSNRLDTSDELSTIADQLSSSTALTFNTDGQIDLTINGTTLTFDKTDTLADMMSTVNKSDAGVTMTYDSITGELEMTADSTGAGDTLDVTEGTGSNFMSVLLSESTAGKDAKITLDNQSLTRSSNTITVDGVTYTANETTTTASAQATLADAITTATSGTTTTKKAAVTTAYANYTAALAAGGTSTTTAATIVSTKTALDSAISALGDSTLSSALTTYNTAAGTAINTAAAAEAAGDSTANETAVTSAISAAAATSSTADTVTVTQDTDGVYDLIKDFVDDYNTLISTINTELDENYDSDYAPLTDDQESSMTDTEITAWEKKAKVGLLESDSTLTDFISDVRAALIDSVSGQSTTIFSIGISTGSYDTKGQLSIDEDTLKAAIASDPEEVMDLFTQQATSTTASGTSLAGTTIVRSLSSSDLTTRYKEEGIAYRFYDTIQKYISSLSDSSGSKGSLLELAGISDDSSDTDNTLTTQIDEYTSEISTEKTRLNTVEDNLYTKYSTLETYISEMNTQLSALSSMTSS; encoded by the coding sequence ATGTCTACAAGCAGCAGTGTAACAGTTACCACGGTCAATGGAACGACCAGGGCTACCGGATTGTCTTCCGGCCTTGATGTTGATTCCATTGTTTCATCATTGATGACGGCTGAGCGGGCAAAAAAACTAAATAAATTAGAACAAAAGGAACAGCTGGCGGAATGGAAACAGACAGATTATCGTACCCTTATCGCGGACATTCAAACGTTTAGCAGTAAATATTTCGATACAACTTCATCCAGCAGCCTGTTGAAAACGAGTAACTTTCTTAAGTACACTGCTACCAGCAGTGACAGTGCAGTTACGGTAACTGCCGCCAGCACCGCTTCTGCCGGAACGAATACCGTAGCGGTTACTCAACTCGCCACAAAGGCTGCGCGCACAAGCAACGGCAGTGTGTCGAAGGATGTTCAAGGCTCGACGACGCCAACTTATTCGAGTCTCAGCGGCGAAAGCTTTGTAATTACCCTGGACGGTACGGCGAAGACTGTTACGCTTGATTCCAGTGTGACGGACCTTTCTTCGTTGCAAACCGCGATTGATGATGCAGTTGGTTCGGGTAAAGTTACCGTTAGTGCGGACTCATCCACCGGATATCTATCTATCACCGCCGCCGACAGCGGTGTAAACAAAATTACCATTAGCGCTCCTACATCAAGCAGTAGTACCAGTGCTTTGTCCAATCTCGGCTTCGGCACGGATGCAGTGCTTTCTAACCGTTTAGATACCTCCGACGAGTTATCGACGATTGCCGATCAATTAAGCTCATCGACGGCATTGACGTTCAATACGGATGGACAGATTGATTTGACGATTAATGGCACTACATTAACTTTTGACAAAACGGATACCTTAGCGGATATGATGTCAACGGTCAATAAAAGCGACGCCGGGGTAACAATGACTTATGACAGTATTACCGGTGAACTGGAGATGACGGCCGATAGCACGGGTGCGGGGGACACTCTGGACGTAACGGAGGGAACCGGCAGCAACTTTATGTCGGTGCTGCTAAGCGAATCCACTGCCGGTAAGGATGCTAAGATAACCCTGGACAATCAGTCCTTGACCCGGAGTTCCAACACCATTACGGTCGATGGAGTGACGTATACAGCCAATGAAACGACGACCACTGCATCGGCGCAAGCTACTTTAGCCGACGCAATTACAACGGCTACTAGCGGCACTACCACTACTAAAAAAGCTGCCGTCACCACGGCATATGCCAATTATACGGCAGCGCTTGCGGCTGGCGGAACGAGTACTACGACTGCTGCGACGATAGTTTCTACTAAGACGGCGTTAGATTCTGCGATTTCCGCCTTAGGCGATAGTACTTTAAGCAGCGCTCTTACTACTTATAATACTGCAGCCGGCACCGCTATTAATACTGCGGCTGCGGCTGAAGCAGCCGGCGATAGTACTGCCAATGAAACGGCTGTTACTTCCGCTATTTCTGCTGCCGCTGCGACTTCTTCTACTGCCGACACAGTAACTGTAACCCAGGATACGGATGGCGTGTATGACCTGATTAAAGATTTCGTGGATGATTATAATACCTTGATTAGTACTATTAATACCGAATTGGATGAAAATTACGATTCCGACTATGCGCCGCTTACCGATGATCAAGAGAGCAGCATGACAGATACGGAAATTACTGCTTGGGAGAAAAAGGCAAAAGTGGGGCTGCTGGAAAGCGATTCGACTTTGACAGATTTCATCAGTGATGTGCGGGCGGCCTTGATTGATTCGGTTTCTGGGCAGTCCACCACCATTTTCAGCATTGGAATCAGCACCGGCAGCTATGATACCAAAGGTCAGTTATCTATCGATGAAGATACGCTAAAAGCAGCTATTGCCAGTGATCCGGAAGAAGTTATGGATCTTTTTACGCAGCAGGCTACCTCTACGACAGCTTCGGGCACATCCCTTGCGGGAACAACAATTGTACGTTCGCTGTCATCCAGTGACTTGACTACCAGGTACAAGGAAGAAGGCATTGCTTACCGCTTTTACGATACGATACAGAAATATATTTCGAGTCTCAGTGATTCCTCCGGCAGTAAGGGCAGTTTATTAGAATTAGCGGGTATTTCAGATGACTCTTCCGATACAGATAACACGCTGACCACACAAATTGATGAATATACCAGTGAAATTTCTACAGAGAAAACGCGGCTGAATACCGTGGAAGACAATCTTTATACGAAATACAGTACACTGGAGACGTATATCAGTGAAATGAATACCCAACTTTCAGCCCTGTCGTCTATGACCAGCAGCTGA
- the flgL gene encoding flagellar hook-associated protein FlgL, translating into MRITNNMTIASTLKDINDAANRLAAANKAVSSEKKIQLASDDPIVATRAVTYRSYVSQITQYQDNADAATGWQKATDSALSDLSDVITSAKELATEAASSTCSDTDKSSIKTQIETLQTEAISIMNTTYDGRYIFGGYSTGEAPYESTSTSIGDTVTFKGDYLSLGGVVSSDISDSTIESYYTSNEGDVYDSLTTAAAKALTAYNTAESAYAADSGSTTLGAAAATAKATSDTLAAAVTTYGGSTNLTVAAASAKTTYETLTAAVTTYGGSTSLSSAAAQALTAYNTAEAAYTADSSNSTLETAAATAKTTSDALAAAVTAYGGTTTLTDAATAAKTTSDTLAAAVTSSEQNINYNIGFNNSKVTVNIEGQDVAGEGTGSNLFDTFSKMLLALDGDTSYKTAEVDSSGVTVTTNSLDISDLIDEFSTDLSRVTVAQATLGARMDNVSNVTSSLGDAYTAYETLMSDNEDVDTATAATEQTSAEYSYDAALTVGAKAISKTLVDYLG; encoded by the coding sequence GTGCGTATAACTAACAATATGACAATCGCAAGTACCTTGAAGGATATTAATGATGCCGCAAATCGACTGGCAGCGGCCAATAAGGCTGTGTCATCTGAAAAAAAGATTCAACTGGCTTCCGACGATCCTATTGTGGCGACGCGGGCGGTAACCTATCGCAGCTATGTCTCCCAGATTACACAATATCAGGATAACGCGGATGCCGCCACGGGATGGCAGAAGGCAACGGATTCGGCTTTAAGCGACTTAAGCGACGTGATTACAAGCGCGAAGGAATTAGCGACGGAAGCGGCCAGCAGCACGTGCAGCGATACGGATAAGTCAAGTATTAAGACACAAATTGAAACGCTGCAGACAGAAGCTATTTCGATTATGAATACTACCTACGACGGACGATATATTTTTGGCGGCTACAGCACGGGCGAAGCGCCTTATGAGTCTACGTCCACTAGTATTGGCGATACGGTGACTTTTAAGGGAGATTACCTGAGCCTTGGAGGCGTGGTGTCGTCGGATATATCTGATTCCACCATCGAGTCTTACTATACCAGCAATGAAGGCGATGTCTATGATTCTTTAACTACTGCCGCGGCTAAGGCTCTGACTGCCTATAACACTGCGGAATCCGCCTATGCTGCCGATTCCGGCAGTACTACCTTAGGAGCAGCGGCTGCAACAGCGAAGGCGACATCGGATACGCTAGCGGCTGCGGTTACGACGTACGGCGGTTCGACGAATTTAACAGTGGCCGCGGCTTCGGCTAAAACTACCTATGAAACCTTAACAGCGGCAGTTACGACTTATGGCGGTTCTACTTCCTTATCTAGTGCTGCTGCCCAGGCTTTGACTGCCTATAATACTGCCGAGGCTGCTTACACTGCCGATTCCAGCAACAGTACCTTAGAAACAGCAGCTGCCACGGCGAAGACGACTTCAGATGCTTTAGCGGCTGCAGTTACGGCTTATGGCGGCACAACTACTTTAACGGATGCGGCGACAGCGGCAAAGACGACTTCGGATACTTTAGCGGCTGCAGTTACCAGTTCGGAACAGAATATTAACTATAATATCGGTTTTAACAACAGTAAAGTTACGGTTAATATTGAGGGACAGGACGTTGCCGGCGAAGGTACGGGCAGCAATCTATTTGATACCTTTTCTAAAATGCTGCTGGCCCTGGACGGAGATACCAGCTATAAAACAGCCGAAGTGGATTCTTCAGGCGTAACCGTTACAACAAATTCTTTGGATATAAGCGATTTAATTGATGAATTTTCTACGGATCTTAGCCGGGTGACGGTGGCTCAGGCTACCTTAGGAGCCCGCATGGACAATGTGAGCAATGTAACTTCAAGCTTGGGCGATGCCTATACGGCGTATGAAACGCTCATGAGTGACAATGAGGATGTAGATACAGCTACCGCAGCTACGGAACAAACCAGCGCTGAGTATAGTTATGACGCAGCCCTTACGGTCGGTGCGAAGGCAATATCCAAGACGCTGGTAGATTATTTGGGATAA
- the flgK gene encoding flagellar hook-associated protein FlgK: MASTFLGLSITSRGLNAAQVGLTVTTNNMSNIDTTGYSVQVVNQTSIGPAAVYSGSLVGSGVDVTSVDRVHSDSLDQKYWQENSASSEWEAKSTYLSQIETVFGSTTDDTTSTISTALNTFNTDLETLSDDPTSTSNRATVLEQAETLCSTLNDTSSQLTQLRSDVNGEVKTAVEQINCYTTQIAELNKQISTAAASGASTNELEDQQDVLVDKLSGLVGVTVTKTDNGGLNITVGGSVLVDGSDSTQLECYTVTDTTSAAYGMYGIRDAATGEDVNTGDSGALNGYLDIRDGSTADDKGIPYYISQLNDFARTFAEDFNEGVTVGTTTYSGNADGYGLDDSTGIRFFSYDDKSSADLIASGSTIDEAYQNITAANISVSKDIQDDTDKIAAASTADATSNTTNLEDLISISSSADIFGNSTATGFYSAIIATIGTQSSSAATSYNRSSAITSYISTSRSSVSGVSSNEETVNLTKYQAAYAASASVTSTWSKIYEETIDMVDGN, encoded by the coding sequence AGACATCTATTGGCCCGGCTGCGGTTTACAGCGGCAGCTTAGTGGGTTCCGGGGTAGATGTGACTTCTGTGGATCGAGTGCACAGCGACAGCCTTGATCAAAAATATTGGCAGGAAAATAGCGCATCAAGTGAATGGGAGGCCAAGTCCACGTATTTGTCGCAAATAGAAACTGTTTTCGGCAGTACAACGGATGATACTACGAGTACAATTAGTACGGCGCTGAATACTTTTAACACCGATTTAGAGACACTTTCCGATGATCCAACCAGTACATCCAACCGGGCTACGGTGCTGGAACAAGCGGAGACACTTTGTTCAACACTTAATGATACGTCGTCCCAATTGACTCAGCTGCGCAGTGATGTTAATGGCGAGGTGAAAACAGCGGTAGAGCAAATTAATTGCTATACGACGCAGATTGCTGAATTGAACAAACAGATTTCCACAGCTGCCGCATCCGGAGCTTCCACGAATGAACTAGAGGATCAGCAGGATGTACTGGTGGATAAACTTTCCGGACTGGTTGGCGTTACTGTGACCAAAACCGATAATGGCGGTCTTAATATTACGGTTGGAGGTTCTGTATTAGTGGACGGCAGTGATTCCACCCAGCTGGAATGCTATACTGTGACGGATACAACCAGTGCTGCGTATGGAATGTATGGAATTCGCGATGCAGCTACGGGTGAGGACGTTAATACCGGTGATTCCGGCGCTCTTAACGGCTATCTGGACATCCGGGATGGATCTACAGCAGACGATAAAGGGATTCCCTACTATATCAGTCAATTAAATGATTTTGCCCGGACATTTGCCGAGGATTTCAATGAAGGCGTTACGGTGGGCACGACGACGTATAGCGGCAATGCGGATGGGTATGGGCTTGATGATTCCACAGGTATCCGGTTTTTTTCCTACGATGATAAATCTTCCGCCGATCTGATAGCAAGCGGTAGCACGATCGATGAAGCCTATCAAAATATCACAGCAGCGAATATAAGCGTATCAAAGGATATTCAGGATGATACCGATAAAATTGCGGCAGCTTCAACAGCTGATGCGACCAGCAATACGACAAATCTTGAGGATCTTATTAGTATTAGCAGTAGTGCCGATATTTTCGGGAATTCCACGGCTACAGGCTTTTACAGTGCAATCATTGCCACGATTGGTACACAGAGTTCTTCCGCAGCAACATCATATAACCGCAGCAGTGCGATCACAAGTTATATTAGTACCAGCCGGTCGTCGGTATCCGGAGTTTCCAGTAACGAAGAGACGGTTAATTTAACTAAATATCAGGCGGCATATGCTGCTTCGGCTTCCGTGACCAGCACCTGGAGTAAAATATACGAGGAGACTATTGATATGGTGGATGGTAACTAG